The DNA region attaagTACAACACTCCTTTGCcaataaaaattattataatacCATTGAACACTATGAGCTGTTGTTGTATTATATAGGcaaattaaaaattcaATAGCTTCCACCATATAATTTATGACTACAATATTATAAGCAATATAAGCTGTAAATGCATTTTTATGAGAAACTGAAAAGAATATTAACATGGCACAAAGAAAATTAAAGGTTGatataatcataaaaaaGGTTGTATTATAATGGGACATATGTGTTAACATAATTATGGACACTAATATTAAAAGTATTgcatatataatacttGCAGTCCCAATAGAAAAGCATAAAAATCTTTTCATAGTCCATCTTTTCATTCTATCTTTTCCgaacatttttataaatctacttcataattatatacatcTATTTGAAATATACGTAAGTAAATTTCATTTGGttgtattaaaaaaataataataataaaattaaaatatattatatgaaattCTTATGTGTTCAATAAGGTAAAGGTATAAATAACATCTGTTTTATTAAACACATgtaacaatatataaaaggtatattaatgtataataaatatatttatttgtaaatttaaagccatataaatataaaaaaatatatatacaacaatatataaaattattatcttttcCAACAccatatatttatcatttgaTAATTACAACcatattcttttatttttattacgGAAGAATTCTATGTAATGTAAAAAgacaataaatatatttcatgTGTATAACAcataattatgataattgGTTCAgtatattatacatatatataaacatataattttatttagttattaatttttcctccttttcttttaatttatataatatatatataaaaaaaattaatatttccACCAAAACCTTAcagtaaaaaataaatgtattactaaatgaataaattataaataaataaataataataataatatataaataataatatataaataataataatgaaaattcatttatttttaccATATCAGTCATTTTatgtgaaaaaaaaaaaaatatatatgtatgtgCTTCTCAGTGCAGAATCGgttacaaaaaaaatttataccataaaaaaataagaaaaaataaataaaaacaaaacaaaacaaaacaaGACAAGACAACAAAAACATAAACATTAAACTGATgatttaaaatattattaatataaatgtaataattaaaatatttatttaaatataaatcgAATGTGAGATCTTATAATACATAGATAAAAATTGGGAAACGTCGTAAGCCTAATTGGAACACCttttaaacataaaaatatatatatatatatatatatatatatatatatatatatatatgtatgtctggataatattattctaAAATACTTCTACATTCTTATAATTTAGATTGAATAACTATGTACCCCCAAATTTTCAATCCATTggtatatgtatatatatatatatattgaaaaaaaaaaaaaaaaaggaaaatgTAGTATATTAACGgattataaaatataaatgatgaGCATAAcatgatatatataatataatatattaatgatattcacttatttttttcttgaGATGTTCTATAAGgcaaaataataaattatatatttgtaggacatatttttttatgccttaaaaaaaaaaaaaaaaaaaacgtACACTGTTACGATCGGGCGTAAAAAAGgatatacaaataaatatatataatttaatttttaaaaaaatatattttgcttgaattaatatttaaaggaatgtaataaaattaaaattttactaataaaatattataatggacatgaagaataaaattttatttttatttctttttaatttttttccattcgtaacataaatataaatatataaataaatataaataaataaataaataaatatatatatatatatatatataatagtatacatatataacatcatttaaatgtattgtcgtatgaacatataatcatacatatatagaatcatataaataatatataattatataagtcatacatatattatatatatatatatatgtatagaaaatttttatattttaatttttgctaatgaaagaaaaaaaacaaatattatttgaaaagGAATACCCTGAATACAATTGTATGCGAATACACTTTGACGTGTTAGATTCTACAcaattattttgtaaaagaaataaaaaattctttataaaaagtgggaaattaaaagaaaacaaTACAATAGTTATTAGTTGTAATATGCAAACGAATGGTATAGGGACGAGAGATACGAAACGAAATATAGATCGTTATTGGTTATCTGATGAAGGgaatttatttatatcatttatatttttatggAATAAAAATCAgatgaatataattaattGTTTAGCTCAATCATGTACAGTAGCTATAAGTAAAACAatagaatattataatttgGAAACACAAATAAAATGGATAAATGATgttttaattaattataaaaaaattgcTGGATGTCTAGTCAATTTACAATATTTAgatgatataaattttaCAGATATTTATACTAataatgtttatattatatgtgGAATAGGTATTAATGTAGAATTAATAGATGATTGTAATTTATTAACTAAAAATTTTACAtctattaaaaaagaacTAATTAATTGTTcttatgaaaaaaaaaaatgttctATACCATCAGTTGAACAAGTTACagaaaaattattagagaactttttttttactattaataaattatgtaATCATGgtttttcttcattattagattatatatctatacgtcttttatataaagaaaaaaaagttGTTATTGATCAAGATAATCATACAATTGTTGGATACTTGGAAAATTTGTCTGATGATGGTTCTATAATCTTATTAGAAGAAAAAACTAGGAAACTTGTGTATATAAACCATGGGCATTTGTTCTCATATGAACAATGGAAAaaattcataaaataaaaatatatatatatatgtatatatatatatatatatatatatatatatatatatatatgttattactattaatcatcattatattttatcgATTAAACAAGACagtttatatatatatatatatatatatatatatatatatatatatatatatatatatatatatatatatgtgaaaaACACTCTTCAccacataaaaaatatgaagatataaataatccttcataatattataacttattttttagtaaatattataattcatttGATATATAGGTAAACAACgttatgaaaaaaaaaaaaagcatGTAAGCaatatgaacatatatGAGTTGAatattccatttttttttttttttcatatacaaccaattatattatgatccttttatttttatttttaaaatttatagTGTTAGtagttttttttatttcgATTCCattacataatatatatatttatatattttgatcttatgatataaaattaagaaaatatttaaaaaaaattgaaaaatGCCACCAAGatttataatatcaatatatataattttttttctttcatatatagaataaaaaaaaaaaaaattaagtaaatcataacataatatacttctatatggatatataaaaatgtactttatattaaatatatatatgtatattttttttttttttttctactcaataatgtaataaaaaaaaaatatattattatatatatatatatttcatattttttaaacaatttatttttataatcacaaaaaaaataaaaaaataaataagtacctgttttttttattattatataaataaacataaaacTGATGACAACTTTGTGTGcgcaaaaaaaaaacatatatataaattatatatatatattaatatatttttaaggattattgttattatatgCATATAGATCTCTTATTTTTgactatatatattattattatctttataaaataaacgaaagaaatattaaaaacatttaaaaataacacaaaaaaaaaaaaatataatatatatatatatatatatatttaaattaaagATCTTgaaacttttttttttttttttttttctttctatattttaattaaattttttatagaattatttatatataatatatcttttaaaaatattcatttaaaattgtttttttattcttatttacatgtttatttttttatttattaattattcatttgtttattagttatttatatttatttatttattttttttttgttaataatattattatatttataataaaaaattatatatatttctttatgaattatatatatatatatatatatatatatatatatatatataatgtaaaggtatatatattataaatatcttaaaaaaaaaagaacaaaaaaatatatatgtatatatgttaaattCTAAAGAGAACGAAATAAATGGTAGCCCTTCAGATTCTCTAAATGGAGATGCAGAAAATGAGaatgaaaatgaaagaaAGTGTTTGTGGGTACCAGATGAAGAAGTAACTAACTGTTATAGTTGTAATGTGGTTTTTAATGTAAGAGTAAGAAAGCACCATTGTAGAGCATGTGGAAATGTATTTTGTTCAAATTGTTctgataataaaataaaaataagtGAATATAGTTATTCTGAGAAGGTTAGAGTATGTGATCGTTGTTTTATGGAAAGATCTTCTCCTCAaactttattattacaagAAGATTTAGGTGCAAGAAAACAAATAAATCaagatttaaaaaaagcATTAAGTGAAAAGATGGCAATAGTAGAAAGatttaaaacatttttaattGAATTTGATAAtgaaattttaaataatacaGATAACACCGATGGTAGTACTGATgttatttctttattaaaaagaGGAGAAAAAGGATTAAAAAcattaaatgaaaaaattaaaaattatgattCAATTATtgaagaacaaaaaaatgaattagaaaatttgaaaatggaaaaagaacaaaaaatggaattaaataaaatcTTAAATTTAAGAAATCATGAAATTCAAcagaaaaatattaatattaaaaatcttatgaaagaaaaaaatgaattagCACTCGTCAAAGAAGAATCAGAAGGTATTATTgaatcatataaaaaacaaGTTGAGAAATTAATTATCAGATGTAATCAACTagaattagaaaaaaaaacatataataaaaatgatcTAAATAATTTCTCTATGACAAATGCTAGTTCTACGTCATACAACCAAGGTTCTTTTAATTTACCGTCTAATGGTATGTCAGTATCATATACGATAGCTGATGGCCCCAACGAATATATGGACGATGAAAATTGTTGTAATAGATGTCAGAGACGAATGTGTTCTATTATGTAAACAGGTTCAAACGCAAgtacttatatatataaatatatatataaatacatttaattaaaaaaatatatatttgcatatttatatatttatatattataaattaaacTTATAGTTTTATAGAATAATAAgatttatgtttataattttttatatttatttttttgtttttatttatataattaatatgaTTTTACTTCTTTGTTTTAgtttcttcttttttttttttttccttttaaatatgtatacatattatGATTCCGCccatattataataataatatatatatatatatatatatatatatatatgtatatttagattatataaatataatatttgtattattacCACATAATAATACGaaagaaatatatgatatatctgttttttttttttttttttatttttattttttttattttattttttatacacattgctatatgtatattaatttattttatttgtttaaaataaagaaaaagagGAAAAATACGTATCCgtacatttatattttttaattataagaagtaaaataaatttttcatatattatttttttctaattcatgcttttcaaaataatatatatgttttatatgataattttttttttttttttatatattatattatatatatttattttcgAAAAACAACGTTGtcatttataatattatattatttgatttcatttgattttatttgttttcatattttttttttttttttttctttttataatgaaaaagggtaatataattttttttatgcattttatttttatatatgttttaaactttaaaaattatgaaataatatgaataatattataaagaaaaatttttaattatacatatatatacatatatatatatatgtaataattcatatttattgATTTACTCATATGAATATAACACATTAAGGTTtcttaataatatattactttaaaatataagatTTTGGTAATGGAGGTctatatgtatatttatctaCGATAActaaattattaatattatcactatatatatcatttgatgttaaattattatttaatgatatatgttcaatttttttatttatgtttatatgAGGATATGAATATTTCCATTCACCGTTTACAAATCCCTTTGCTGAAATATTATGTCTGATTTTTGTTTGATTAAGATATATATCTCCGATTAATTTACCTCTAAAAGGTCTCATActatatttgatatatttaagGTAAAAATAGGTATTGTTTTTAACTTCTTTGTCTAcaatataatgaaaatcatttattttaatgaCCTTTTTATTTTCGTTATATTGGTTTATTACATCATTGCgattattaatattattgttaaCATATTGGTCGATCgtattttcttttatattatcatttcCTTCGATGGTATTTTCTTTTACATCATCATTTCCTTCCATATTATCTTCTTCCTCATTTTcatcctttttatttttttttaaaaaaaatttatgaCTGTTCAGGTAAATTGGATTCCAAAAAAGGCAGTTAATACCATTAAATGGTAAAGTATGACATGTttcaaataaattttttctaCTTGGCTCTTTATTTGTAAATTCAGAAAAAAACTTTAAATTCAATTGTTCTATATCTACCCATCTTTTCTGATGTGTGTGCCAAGGATACTTATCTACACATGGCCAAAACGCTTGTCTAGTTCTTGAATCTCTTGCTCTATATGGAGATTTGTACATACGAAAATATGGGTAcatgatatttttatgtttaaaCTGTCTCCTATTAGGAGTTCCAATGGCACTTTTTATCCAATTATGTACCCGTTTACTttcatctttatttatttttattgaCGACATTGTTTATTTGAAAAGGCAATAACAAATGTGAATAAATgaatgaataaataaataaataaataaataaataaataaataaataaataaataaatatatgtatgtatgtataaaatAGCTACttaccaaaaaaaaaaaaaaaaaaaaaaaaatcataaatacataaaaatgaCAAACATATTTAGAtcaaagaaaaaaaaaaggattaaaatatagtatagaaataattccttttttttGGAACTCCATTTGTtaaatcataaaaattgaaatataaatatataaaataatatggaacataaaaataaaaaaaattaaaaaatatatatatatatatatatatttatttatttatttgtttacGTGTATATTTTggttattataaaaatgaaatgaaTACAGAAAACACATCATTTGAACACGATTATTTTCTCTTATTATTGTTTAGTAGtaaaaagtatataatcatatataaataccaaaaatattcttttttctttcttttttttttaattaaaatgattgaatattatataaaacattattatagttattttattaatattaattataactcataattaaattttattgatttcgtaataaataaaagtaataaatatatattgatagaactatttttattgaggaattatataaagaatatatatatcataaaaataatccTAGCACATTTCtacaataaataaataaatatatatatatatatatatatcaaataaataagaaaattatacacatatattttaaacCAATAAAgtgtaaaaaaataaattcatttttttttgaggtacttcataaatattacataaacattacacatatatatatattatgtgtCAATTGATctatatcatataatattatgtaatttatatatttttttaaagaattataatacagaatttaataaaaatattaataaattctttttatcttattttttgtttttatataaaaagtttattaataaattatatccttataattatattaattcatatagacaatatttattcatgaaaatgaaaaaatttactactacttattaaaaaaaaaaaaaaaaaaaaagaaaagaaaagaaaagaaaagaaaaaggaaAGGGTACAATactattatattatatatatatacatagTACAAAGTACATTCTACAACTCATGTATGAGCTTGAAAATTCAAAGGATCATATTATCTTAAAAAcatctatatattttcatatgGCTCCATTTTcttaattatttttttcttgtttagcttttaattttaattctttctttttcttttgaaTTCCTTTTAAGCAGTATTTCTGATTTCTAAAAAAGTTTGGATCcaactaaaaaaaaaaaaaaaaaaaaatatatatatacatatatataatcacattttatatatcattattataacaacacattgatattatttatatatgtggTAAAAAAATAAGGTTATATAAGTATCGttcatataaatgtataaacatgtttatctttaaaataaaaagtataattataggacatatatttttatataaaaaaatctTACTCCTTTGCGTGACATGAATTTATGTTTCTTAGGTTTCTTTATTCCATTCTTATGAGCTTTTCGGTTCTATAGATAAtaatcaaaaatatatatatatatatatatatatatatatatatatatatagaatattatatgtttataatatgaagGTCATCAAACCAATTGTGATACATTTTGCAATAAgggatatatatataaaattgtaAGCATATAAGATACgtgttatatatatatatatatatatatatatatatatatatttacatatctatatattatatggaTACATTTCATATACAAATAgcaatatatataacaaaaaaaaaaaaaatattcacaactaatatattaataataacacaagagaaaaaaaatatataataataaaatataatataacatatataaataatatatatattatgtttatcATTACTTGATTATGATTCGTGTGATTTTTTGACTTGGCCATTTTAagtatatttaaaaatttttttttttttttttttaaataaaataaattaaataatattttattatatcaaaataattttttgcttttaaaaattatatttatattaagGAATAAAAAACTTCCTTTTTACTTAaaatttgataaaaaagaaagaaatttttttttttttatttgatttataaaaatctctaatttaaaaatgaattcataaaatagtaaaaaaaataattttttttttttttcttattataacatatttattatatataatatatattaatataataataatatatgcaataatattaatatgggaaatataattatatataaataataaaataaaaataatttaattatacATTATACTTTATTTAGAATGTATACctatataaatttttatataacattaataaatataacatttttcagtaatatatttattattcatgttaatagatatataatattatttatatattaatgttatatatataaatatatatatatatataattttaattttatgtatatactTCTAATACTATTTTGCACTTTAATCCCTtctaaaaaaattatgaatcatattatatatatatataataaagtaTACATTAATTATTCTATgtaatatgtatattataatacaaagaataatattattatattatataatatatatatatatgtataatatatgatatatttaagGTATATTCTATTAAGCcttataaaattataagtataattttatatataaaatatttattacccaagtttaattaaatatattatatatatatatatatatataatatacatttcttatatataatggttaaaaaaaaaggataaGTAATGaagattttttttaaattaaaaatgtaaCATATGAGGTCAGTGTATGCattataaagaatataatatattatgtacattatatatttattatatatatatatatatatatatatatataatatatataatatatacaaaagAACAAGtgaatgaaaatatattaaaaatattttttatataatattttaatcAATCCTTATCTCCTTTTaatgttttaaaataacaatattttatttcctgtaaaaattaataaagataattttacaaaaaaaaaatatatatttttttccttttaagtgtaaaatcaaaaaatataaaaagtattaattttattaattcagtatatatatatatatattataattttttatatgtatttatatttttaaaagcTCTCACATTCCtatatgtattaattattaaaataataaaaaaaaaaaaaaaaaaaaaaatggcAAAGAATGATATTTGGACACCTTTAGAGTCCAATCCCgattctttatatttatattcttgTAAACTTGGACAGtcaaaattaaaatttgTGGACATCTATGGTTTCAATAATGATTTATTGGATATGgttaaatatatatgtatatatttatttattgatgtatttatttatatacaaatatatagaaatatgCATAAACTAAATACtatgtattaaatatataagataataattattgATAGTTTCTATTTTAATATCACcaatttaaaatatattatatatattatatatatatatatatatatatatatatatatttgttcCTTATTTAACAGATTCCAAAACCTGTTCAAGCggttatttttttatatcctctaaataataatatagtaattattataaactttcatttattatataagtATCATACCATGCTCATTATAttctatttatttatttatttatttatttatttattaattcctgattttttttttttttttttctttttttttttttgtatataacatttatttatatttttgaaagGTTTCTGAAAACAGTACCATTAGTACCACTGACAACCAAAATTCGAAAGAAAATTTTGATAACGTCTGGTTTATAAAAcaagtaaaaataaattaattataatatgtaatGTGAATAAAATACTGTTctttttgtatattttaacaatattatatgtaaggaaataagtatatatatatatatatatatatatatatttttttgttttttatttttaagtACATTCCAAACTCCTGTGGAACCATAGCCTTGCTACATTTATACGGAAATTTAAGGAATAAATTCAAACTAggtaaatatatatatatatatataaaacatatatatatacacacacatatatatatatatatatatatatatatatatatatatatatatttatttattttttaagatAAGGATTCTGTTTTGGAGgatttttttaataaagtCAATGAGATGTCTGCCGAAAAAAGAGGACaggtttttttttttttttttttaaatatattataaaatggTTGAA from Plasmodium gaboni strain SY75 chromosome 14, whole genome shotgun sequence includes:
- a CDS encoding putative biotin protein ligase, with protein sequence MKEKKQILFEKEYPEYNCMRIHFDVLDSTQLFCKRNKKFFIKSGKLKENNTIVISCNMQTNGIGTRDTKRNIDRYWLSDEGNLFISFIFLWNKNQMNIINCLAQSCTVAISKTIEYYNLETQIKWINDVLINYKKIAGCLVNLQYLDDINFTDIYTNNVYIICGIGINVELIDDCNLLTKNFTSIKKELINCSYEKKKCSIPSVEQVTEKLLENFFFTINKLCNHGFSSLLDYISIRLLYKEKKVVIDQDNHTIVGYLENLSDDGSIILLEEKTRKLVYINHGHLFSYEQWKKFIK
- a CDS encoding putative 60S ribosomal protein L29 → MAKSKNHTNHNQNRKAHKNGIKKPKKHKFMSRKGLDPNFFRNQKYCLKGIQKKKKELKLKAKQEKNN
- a CDS encoding FYVE and coiled-coil domain-containing protein; the protein is MLNSKENEINGSPSDSLNGDAENENENERKCLWVPDEEVTNCYSCNVVFNVRVRKHHCRACGNVFCSNCSDNKIKISEYSYSEKVRVCDRCFMERSSPQTLLLQEDLGARKQINQDLKKALSEKMAIVERFKTFLIEFDNEILNNTDNTDGSTDVISLLKRGEKGLKTLNEKIKNYDSIIEEQKNELENLKMEKEQKMELNKILNLRNHEIQQKNINIKNLMKEKNELALVKEESEGIIESYKKQVEKLIIRCNQLELEKKTYNKNDLNNFSMTNASSTSYNQGSFNLPSNGMSVSYTIADGPNEYMDDENCCNRCQRRMCSIM
- a CDS encoding hypothetical protein (conserved Plasmodium protein, unknown function), which codes for MSSIKINKDESKRVHNWIKSAIGTPNRRQFKHKNIMYPYFRMYKSPYRARDSRTRQAFWPCVDKYPWHTHQKRWVDIEQLNLKFFSEFTNKEPSRKNLFETCHTLPFNGINCLFWNPIYLNSHKFFLKKNKKDENEEEDNMEGNDDVKENTIEGNDNIKENTIDQYVNNNINNRNDVINQYNENKKVIKINDFHYIVDKEVKNNTYFYLKYIKYSMRPFRGKLIGDIYLNQTKIRHNISAKGFVNGEWKYSYPHININKKIEHISLNNNLTSNDIYSDNINNLVIVDKYTYRPPLPKSYILK
- a CDS encoding ubiquitin carboxyl-terminal hydrolase isozyme L3 → MAKNDIWTPLESNPDSLYLYSCKLGQSKLKFVDIYGFNNDLLDMIPKPVQAVIFLYPLNNNIVSENSTISTTDNQNSKENFDNVWFIKQYIPNSCGTIALLHLYGNLRNKFKLDKDSVLEDFFNKVNEMSAEKRGQELKNNKHIENLHHEFCGQVENREDILDVDTHFIVFVQVEGKLIEL
- a CDS encoding putative membrane protein (conserved Plasmodium membrane protein, unknown function) — translated: MFGKDRMKRWTMKRFLCFSIGTASIIYAILLILVSIIMLTHMSHYNTTFFMIISTFNFLCAMLIFFSVSHKNAFTAYIAYNIVVINYMVEAIEFLICLYNTTTAHSVQWYYNNFYWQRSVVLNYNMYYGIMEMVIHFFMFLIAYFVIQLVWSFYRILQVGGNIFSFQRAEEIENILHGSNYYSYGTVANYKAY